The following are encoded in a window of Nitrospira sp. genomic DNA:
- a CDS encoding branched-chain amino acid aminotransferase: protein MWVFLNDKFVARDDALISVFDHGFLYGDGIYETLRAYDGRVFMLAQHLARLQRSAKLIGLELPLPEKDWPHVVNDAIARNNLRDAYLRITVSRGTGEIGLDPSLCPKPTVVVIAKPFQAYPTHLFTKGVSLITTTVRRNLATALSPQIKSLNFLNNILAKQEATKADAFDGVMLNAEGHLTECTTSNIFFVQGKRLCTPSVACGILDGITRDVILTLAREQALLTEEQHYLPEALRQADEVFLTNTTFELMPVREVNGHAIGGGQPGPVTKSLHEAFRTNLSRFLA, encoded by the coding sequence ATGTGGGTATTCCTCAACGATAAATTCGTCGCGCGCGACGACGCATTAATCTCCGTCTTTGACCACGGGTTCCTCTACGGCGACGGCATCTACGAAACATTGCGGGCCTACGACGGTCGTGTCTTCATGCTAGCGCAGCACCTCGCTCGTCTGCAGCGTTCGGCGAAACTGATCGGGCTGGAACTACCCCTTCCGGAAAAAGACTGGCCCCATGTCGTCAACGATGCCATCGCGCGGAACAATCTGCGTGATGCTTATCTGCGTATCACCGTCTCACGCGGCACGGGCGAGATCGGCCTCGACCCGAGCCTCTGCCCAAAGCCGACCGTGGTCGTCATTGCCAAGCCGTTCCAGGCCTATCCGACACATCTATTTACGAAGGGGGTTAGCCTGATCACAACGACCGTGCGTCGTAACCTGGCCACAGCTCTCTCGCCGCAGATCAAGTCGCTCAACTTTTTGAACAACATTCTGGCCAAGCAGGAGGCAACGAAGGCCGACGCCTTCGACGGCGTAATGCTCAACGCTGAAGGGCATCTCACGGAATGCACGACGAGCAATATTTTTTTTGTGCAGGGCAAGCGCCTCTGTACGCCGTCCGTGGCCTGCGGCATCTTGGACGGCATCACGCGTGACGTGATCCTGACACTAGCCCGCGAGCAGGCATTGCTGACGGAGGAGCAGCACTATCTGCCGGAGGCCCTGCGGCAGGCTGACGAAGTGTTTCTGACCAACACGACCTTCGAGCTCATGCCCGTCCGCGAGGTGAATGGGCACGCGATCGGCGGCGGCCAGCCCGGTCCTGTCACCAAATCCCTGCACGAGGCATTCCGCACCAATCTCAGTCGCTTTCTGGCCTGA
- a CDS encoding F0F1 ATP synthase subunit A — MEESPLHPFELHNYIPITLFGMDISINKAVIMMWVVVGLSAFLLVTAGRSRKMVPTKLQSLGELLVGFIRDIIMDTMGKDGMRFFPFIATLFVFILFCNLLGLIPGTYTVTSQIVVTAVFALAVYAMSIVMGFILHGAKFLGILVPPGTPGWLLPLMIPIELVSQLARPISLAVRLFANMTAGHTILGVLFGLAIGGGLLIGWLPFAFTIAMNGLEVGIAFIQAYIFTTLACVYLGDAFHLHGHDAHAH, encoded by the coding sequence GTGGAAGAAAGTCCGCTTCATCCCTTCGAGTTGCACAATTACATTCCGATCACCCTGTTTGGCATGGACATTTCCATCAACAAGGCCGTGATCATGATGTGGGTGGTGGTCGGCCTGTCGGCGTTTCTCCTGGTGACGGCCGGGCGGTCACGCAAGATGGTCCCGACCAAGCTGCAGAGCCTGGGGGAATTGCTGGTGGGCTTCATCCGCGACATCATCATGGACACGATGGGCAAGGACGGGATGCGGTTCTTTCCGTTCATTGCCACGCTCTTCGTCTTCATTCTCTTTTGTAATCTGCTCGGGTTGATTCCCGGCACCTACACGGTCACGAGCCAGATCGTCGTGACGGCGGTCTTCGCGCTGGCGGTTTACGCGATGAGTATCGTGATGGGATTCATCCTGCACGGCGCGAAGTTTCTGGGCATCCTGGTGCCCCCAGGGACGCCGGGCTGGCTGCTCCCGCTGATGATTCCGATCGAGCTGGTTAGCCAGCTTGCGCGGCCGATCTCGCTGGCCGTGCGGCTTTTTGCAAACATGACAGCGGGCCACACGATTCTGGGTGTGCTGTTCGGGCTGGCGATCGGTGGGGGGCTGCTGATCGGCTGGCTGCCCTTCGCATTCACGATTGCGATGAACGGCCTGGAAGTCGGTATCGCGTTCATTCAAGCGTACATTTTCACCACGTTGGCCTGCGTGTATTTGGGGGATGCGTTCCACCTGCACGGCCACGACGCGCACGCGCATTAA
- a CDS encoding insulinase family protein, whose product MSFAIISLLTVIGLLSSSPSAFALEVQEHLLANGMKVLLVESPKAPVVTVQIWYKVGSRNEVMGRAGLSHMLEHMMFKGTPKYPKGEFSRLVKKNGGHDNAFTGQDFTAYFENLAADRVELALELEADRLRGLLLDEKEFQLEREVVKEERRLRSEDDPQSYLAESLFAQAFQMHPYHWPIIGWFPDLNAMTRADLKKHYDTYYVPNNATLIVVGDFISAKLLPLIKHHFEAIPKRPLPPQAAVTELEQKGERRFVVKRDAQLPFVMIGYKVPNYSNDDAYALTILESILSHGKSSRLYRNLVYEQKLALAIGADYSLLQTDPGLLYVFGTAAPGQTPEQVERAVYAEIEKLQQAPPTEQELQRAQNQVEATHIFGQDSNFRQAMLMGQAETTGAGWKQIELFVKKLRDVKTEDVQRVAKKYLVEDTRTVGILIPTPMSRMAEAN is encoded by the coding sequence ATGTCTTTCGCGATCATTTCCCTTCTCACTGTCATTGGGCTCCTGAGCAGCAGCCCGTCCGCCTTCGCGCTGGAGGTCCAGGAGCATCTCCTCGCCAACGGCATGAAGGTGCTGCTGGTCGAATCCCCCAAAGCCCCGGTCGTCACCGTCCAGATCTGGTACAAGGTTGGCTCGCGCAACGAAGTTATGGGCCGCGCCGGGCTTTCGCATATGCTCGAGCATATGATGTTTAAGGGTACGCCCAAGTATCCAAAAGGAGAGTTCTCACGGCTCGTCAAGAAAAACGGCGGCCACGACAACGCCTTCACCGGCCAGGACTTCACCGCCTATTTTGAAAATCTCGCTGCCGACCGCGTCGAACTCGCGCTGGAATTGGAAGCGGACCGGCTGCGCGGCCTGCTCCTCGATGAGAAAGAATTTCAACTTGAGCGCGAAGTGGTAAAAGAGGAGCGACGCCTGCGGTCTGAGGACGATCCGCAGTCCTACCTGGCCGAGTCGCTGTTTGCACAGGCGTTTCAGATGCATCCCTATCACTGGCCCATCATCGGCTGGTTTCCCGATCTCAACGCGATGACGCGGGCGGATCTCAAAAAGCACTACGACACTTACTATGTTCCGAACAACGCCACGCTGATCGTCGTCGGCGATTTCATATCCGCGAAGCTGCTGCCGTTGATTAAGCACCATTTCGAAGCGATCCCAAAACGGCCGCTGCCACCGCAGGCCGCCGTGACCGAGCTAGAGCAGAAGGGTGAGCGCCGCTTTGTTGTCAAACGCGACGCGCAACTGCCTTTCGTCATGATCGGCTACAAGGTGCCTAATTACTCAAACGACGACGCCTACGCCCTGACGATTCTGGAATCCATCCTCTCGCACGGCAAGAGTTCACGGCTGTATCGCAATCTGGTGTATGAGCAGAAACTGGCGCTGGCCATTGGCGCCGACTACAGCCTGCTCCAGACCGATCCCGGCCTCCTCTATGTCTTCGGCACGGCGGCGCCGGGGCAGACACCTGAGCAGGTCGAGCGCGCCGTCTACGCCGAGATCGAGAAGCTGCAGCAGGCGCCGCCCACCGAGCAGGAATTGCAGCGTGCCCAAAATCAGGTGGAAGCCACCCACATTTTTGGGCAGGACTCCAACTTTCGGCAGGCGATGCTGATGGGCCAGGCGGAAACCACCGGCGCCGGCTGGAAGCAGATCGAGCTCTTTGTAAAAAAACTGCGTGACGTGAAGACGGAAGACGTCCAGCGCGTCGCCAAGAAGTATCTCGTCGAAGATACGCGGACCGTCGGCATTTTGATCCCCACGCCGATGAGCCGCATGGCGGAGGCAAACTGA
- a CDS encoding anthranilate synthase component I family protein produces MLCYNISMIRPSRARFLMAAQPLILSLPQPEADVFELYRRATVPGRPSFLFESGKGGGATARWSFFGSDPYLELSGKDACYELRTRDGSVVHKGEPFAALAELLRASRMSRPEKAPPFIGGAVGYFGYDLIRRFENLPTLATDDLRLPDLLFAFVDCFAALDHHTRTLHLIYAPPLDRAQGQLREKLYREGCDRLAELQARLQAKRKGDEGALHIGRLTVTPEQSRADYVQRAAQVQEFIRSGDIYQANLSQRLTIDRAPGWPLEHFRQRAGEALYSRVRAVNPSPFAGLLAFDNMTLVSSSPERLVRLDARRVDTRPIAGTRPRGETPADDRRLAEELITNPKERAEHLMLVDLERNDLGRVCKYGSVRTDELMVVERYSHVSHIVSNVTGELRDGLDGFDLLKAVFPGGTITGVPKIRCMEILEGLEPVRRGPYTGAMGYLSWSGDLDLNIIIRTMLLVGGRGYLQVGAGIVADSEPLKEYEETLFKAEAFLKALSET; encoded by the coding sequence ATGCTGTGTTACAACATTTCCATGATCCGTCCGTCGCGCGCGCGGTTTTTGATGGCGGCGCAGCCGCTGATCCTGTCTCTGCCCCAGCCGGAGGCCGACGTTTTTGAACTCTACCGGCGCGCGACCGTCCCCGGCCGGCCGTCGTTTTTGTTCGAAAGCGGCAAAGGCGGGGGGGCAACGGCCCGCTGGTCTTTCTTCGGCAGTGACCCCTACCTCGAACTCTCCGGCAAGGATGCGTGTTACGAGCTGCGGACACGCGACGGTTCCGTCGTCCACAAGGGCGAACCCTTCGCCGCGCTGGCCGAGTTGCTGCGCGCCTCCCGCATGTCGCGCCCTGAGAAGGCCCCGCCCTTCATCGGCGGGGCGGTAGGCTATTTTGGCTATGACCTCATCCGGCGCTTCGAAAACCTGCCCACTCTCGCCACGGATGACCTGCGCCTTCCGGATCTCCTGTTCGCTTTCGTGGATTGCTTTGCAGCACTGGACCACCACACGCGCACGCTCCATCTGATCTATGCGCCGCCGCTGGACCGGGCGCAGGGCCAGTTGCGCGAGAAGCTCTATCGCGAAGGCTGCGACCGCTTGGCCGAGTTGCAGGCGCGCCTGCAGGCAAAGCGTAAGGGCGATGAAGGCGCCCTGCACATCGGCCGCCTGACGGTGACGCCCGAGCAGTCCCGGGCTGATTACGTGCAGCGCGCCGCGCAAGTGCAGGAGTTCATCCGATCCGGCGACATCTATCAGGCCAATCTCTCGCAGCGATTAACGATTGACCGCGCGCCCGGCTGGCCGCTCGAACATTTCCGGCAGCGCGCGGGCGAGGCGCTCTACAGCCGCGTGCGCGCAGTCAACCCCTCGCCCTTCGCCGGCCTGCTGGCCTTCGACAACATGACGCTAGTCAGTTCCTCGCCTGAGCGGTTAGTACGATTGGACGCCCGCCGCGTGGACACGCGGCCCATCGCCGGCACGCGCCCGCGCGGCGAGACCCCTGCCGACGACCGCCGCCTGGCAGAAGAGCTGATCACGAACCCGAAAGAGCGGGCCGAGCATCTGATGCTGGTCGATTTGGAGCGCAATGATCTGGGCCGCGTCTGCAAATACGGCTCGGTCCGCACGGACGAACTCATGGTCGTGGAGCGCTATTCCCACGTTTCGCACATCGTCTCCAACGTCACCGGCGAGCTGCGCGATGGATTGGATGGGTTCGACCTCCTCAAAGCCGTCTTTCCCGGAGGCACGATCACCGGCGTCCCGAAGATCCGCTGCATGGAAATTCTGGAAGGGCTCGAACCGGTCCGGCGCGGGCCGTACACCGGCGCGATGGGCTATCTCAGTTGGAGCGGCGACCTCGATCTGAACATCATCATCCGCACGATGCTCCTGGTCGGCGGACGCGGCTATCTTCAGGTCGGTGCTGGAATCGTTGCTGATTCCGAGCCCCTCAAGGAATATGAAGAGACCCTCTTCAAGGCCGAGGCCTTTTTAAAAGCGCTAAGCGAAACTTAG
- the rlmN gene encoding 23S rRNA (adenine(2503)-C(2))-methyltransferase RlmN, translating to MTRPTRPRVASTDTHVDLLVLDQSALEQLVQEWGWPKFRAQQILRWLYQERATQIARMTDLSKAERAQLESTASIGRLSDVEVLRSSDGTRKFLLRLADGLTIESVLIPDADRLTLCLSTQVGCTLDCGFCLTGMMGLKRNLAAHEIVEQALAVQDRLESGERLTNIVLMGMGEPLANIEAVADAITRLTNMRWGLGLSARRITLSTAGLATRLQDVAELGVNLAVSLNATTEAQRDRLMPAVNKLHPLKRLLAACRSYPLPPHRKLTFEYVLLAGENDAEEDAKRLVKLLRGIRCKVNLIPFNPFPGSPFKRPADRTVLRFQSVLRQAGFDALIRKSKGRDVLGACGQLGELIQPARRSSLTLV from the coding sequence ATGACCCGCCCGACCCGCCCCCGTGTGGCATCCACCGACACGCACGTCGATCTGCTCGTGCTCGATCAGTCGGCGCTCGAACAACTAGTGCAGGAATGGGGCTGGCCGAAATTCCGCGCACAGCAAATCCTGCGCTGGCTCTACCAGGAGCGGGCTACCCAGATTGCGCGCATGACGGACCTCTCCAAAGCTGAGCGCGCACAGCTCGAATCCACCGCGTCGATCGGCCGGCTGTCCGACGTCGAGGTGCTCCGCTCGAGCGACGGCACTAGAAAATTTCTCCTGCGCCTCGCCGACGGACTCACGATCGAAAGCGTGCTGATTCCCGACGCCGACCGGCTGACCCTCTGTCTCTCCACCCAGGTCGGCTGCACGCTGGATTGCGGTTTCTGCCTTACCGGAATGATGGGTTTGAAACGGAATCTCGCGGCGCACGAAATCGTCGAGCAGGCGCTCGCGGTGCAGGACCGGCTGGAATCCGGCGAACGACTCACGAACATTGTCCTCATGGGCATGGGGGAACCCCTCGCCAACATCGAGGCTGTTGCGGATGCGATCACACGCCTGACCAACATGCGCTGGGGCCTCGGTCTTTCAGCGCGACGCATCACCCTGTCCACCGCTGGCCTCGCCACGCGGCTGCAGGACGTTGCCGAACTCGGGGTGAACCTTGCCGTCTCGCTCAACGCCACCACTGAGGCACAGCGCGACCGCCTCATGCCGGCCGTGAACAAGCTGCACCCGCTCAAACGTCTATTGGCCGCCTGCCGGAGCTATCCCCTCCCGCCGCACCGGAAGCTCACGTTCGAATATGTGCTGCTGGCCGGCGAAAACGACGCAGAAGAAGACGCCAAACGGCTGGTGAAACTGCTGCGCGGCATCCGCTGCAAGGTCAATCTGATTCCCTTCAACCCCTTCCCTGGCAGTCCGTTCAAACGGCCGGCCGACCGTACCGTGCTGCGCTTTCAATCCGTGCTGCGGCAGGCCGGTTTCGATGCCCTCATACGAAAGAGCAAGGGCCGCGACGTACTCGGGGCCTGCGGTCAGTTGGGAGAATTGATCCAGCCGGCCCGCCGGAGCAGCTTGACACTTGTATAA
- a CDS encoding insulinase family protein has protein sequence MRHVLALLLLFMIPAAPGHAADIKPHRFVMPNGLTVLVVEQHALPMVHLQALVKTGSGQDQPDKAGLANLVASLLDEGTTTRSATQLAEQIEFVGGTLDAKASHDFTTATSRVLAKDADLGFELLADILIRPTFAETELARVKKLILGEITAQKDDPGSVAGKAFNRLVFNSHPYSWPVNGTEEALPAITRADVQAFHAKEYLPNRTIVAVVGDVSTEQARALVDKHFGAWQKGPVPERTLPAPAPIDRPVTELIDKDLTQTTLVLGHLGISRTNPDFYAVSIMNYILGAGGFSSRLMDSIRDKQGLAYGVMSHFDAHAMPGAFLVSLQTRNATAAQAFESVLKELNGMQTLPVTAKELAEAKAYLIGSFPMRFDTTNKLAEILCQVEFYGLGLEYFSQYPKWIGKVTAEDIVRMAKQYLHPDRYVLVAVGKLSEAKLSK, from the coding sequence ATGCGCCACGTGCTTGCCCTTCTTCTGCTGTTCATGATTCCGGCTGCGCCAGGCCACGCCGCAGATATCAAACCGCACCGTTTCGTGATGCCGAACGGCCTGACTGTCCTCGTCGTCGAGCAGCACGCGCTGCCGATGGTGCACCTCCAGGCGCTCGTCAAAACCGGCTCGGGACAAGACCAGCCGGACAAGGCCGGGCTGGCCAATCTCGTCGCCAGCCTGCTGGACGAGGGCACGACCACCCGCAGCGCAACCCAACTGGCTGAGCAGATTGAATTCGTCGGCGGCACCTTGGATGCCAAGGCATCCCACGATTTCACGACGGCCACGTCGCGCGTCCTCGCCAAGGACGCCGACCTCGGCTTTGAACTGCTGGCCGACATCCTGATCCGTCCGACATTTGCCGAGACCGAACTGGCGCGGGTGAAAAAACTGATCCTCGGAGAAATCACTGCGCAAAAAGATGACCCGGGCTCGGTGGCCGGCAAGGCTTTCAACCGGCTCGTCTTCAACAGCCATCCTTACAGCTGGCCCGTCAACGGCACGGAAGAGGCGCTGCCGGCCATCACGCGTGCCGACGTGCAGGCCTTTCATGCAAAGGAGTATTTGCCGAACCGGACAATCGTAGCCGTCGTGGGTGACGTGTCCACGGAGCAGGCCCGCGCGCTGGTCGACAAGCATTTTGGGGCGTGGCAAAAGGGCCCGGTACCGGAACGGACCCTGCCAGCGCCAGCCCCCATCGACAGGCCGGTCACCGAACTGATCGACAAGGACCTGACCCAGACGACACTGGTCCTCGGGCACCTCGGCATCAGCCGGACCAATCCCGATTTCTATGCTGTCAGCATCATGAATTACATCCTGGGCGCGGGGGGATTTTCGTCGCGGCTGATGGATTCCATCCGCGACAAGCAGGGGCTAGCGTACGGCGTGATGAGCCATTTCGACGCCCACGCCATGCCCGGCGCGTTTCTGGTCAGCCTGCAAACACGCAATGCCACCGCCGCCCAGGCGTTCGAAAGCGTGTTGAAGGAATTGAACGGGATGCAGACCTTGCCGGTCACGGCAAAGGAACTGGCCGAGGCTAAGGCTTATCTCATCGGAAGCTTTCCCATGCGGTTCGACACGACGAACAAGCTGGCCGAGATCCTCTGCCAGGTCGAGTTTTATGGATTGGGCCTGGAATATTTTTCGCAATACCCCAAGTGGATCGGCAAGGTGACGGCCGAGGACATCGTACGTATGGCCAAGCAGTACCTGCACCCGGACCGCTACGTCCTCGTCGCCGTTGGGAAACTGAGCGAGGCAAAACTTTCAAAATAA
- the atpE gene encoding ATP synthase F0 subunit C, producing the protein MDAGAAALVGMGLAAAGFAGAGVGIGYIFGKMIEAVARQPEAEGRVGKYMWIGFALVEAIALYGLVIAFIIMGLRK; encoded by the coding sequence ATGGATGCAGGAGCAGCAGCGTTGGTGGGCATGGGATTAGCGGCGGCGGGCTTTGCCGGGGCCGGCGTCGGGATCGGGTACATTTTTGGCAAGATGATTGAGGCGGTGGCCCGCCAGCCGGAAGCGGAAGGCCGCGTCGGCAAGTACATGTGGATCGGCTTCGCCTTGGTGGAAGCCATCGCACTGTACGGGCTGGTCATTGCCTTCATTATTATGGGACTCCGCAAGTAG
- a CDS encoding AURKAIP1/COX24 domain-containing protein, which translates to MSSVLKKRRKKMRKHKFRKLRRKQKFLRRRTQG; encoded by the coding sequence ATGTCCAGCGTGTTGAAAAAGCGCCGCAAGAAAATGCGCAAGCACAAGTTCCGGAAGCTTCGCCGAAAGCAAAAATTTCTGCGTCGCAGAACGCAGGGCTAA
- the larE gene encoding ATP-dependent sacrificial sulfur transferase LarE has translation MGSVLVAFSGGIDSTLVLKVAHDVLGDKVWAVTAVSPTLPAFELEDTRRLAAEIGAQHRIVATDQLRMPAFVQNDASRCFHCKTDLYQALAPIQQELRLAAIADGTNRDDLGDDRPGFAAAQQWRVRSPLLDAGLTKQDTRALAKVLGLSNWDKPAAACLSSRIQRGTTITIDKLSRVERAEAFLLAQGFRQVRVRDTNGAARVEVEAVELSRLFEPAMQRTVSVRLHELGFATVTLDPAGYRKGGGNQIKE, from the coding sequence ATGGGCTCGGTCCTCGTGGCATTCTCTGGCGGCATCGACAGCACACTTGTGCTCAAAGTCGCGCACGATGTGCTGGGCGACAAGGTATGGGCCGTCACGGCCGTCTCGCCGACCCTGCCGGCTTTCGAGCTTGAGGACACCAGACGACTCGCCGCCGAAATCGGCGCGCAGCACCGGATCGTCGCAACCGATCAGTTGCGAATGCCAGCTTTCGTGCAGAACGACGCGTCCCGCTGTTTTCACTGCAAGACGGACCTCTATCAGGCGCTGGCGCCGATTCAGCAGGAACTCAGGCTAGCTGCGATCGCGGACGGCACAAACCGCGACGACCTAGGGGACGACCGGCCCGGCTTCGCGGCCGCGCAACAATGGCGTGTGCGGAGTCCGTTGCTGGACGCAGGGCTGACCAAGCAGGATACGCGAGCGCTGGCGAAGGTGCTGGGCCTCTCCAACTGGGACAAGCCGGCGGCTGCCTGTCTGTCTTCCCGCATCCAGCGGGGCACGACGATCACGATCGACAAACTCTCGCGCGTGGAGCGGGCCGAGGCCTTTCTCCTGGCGCAGGGCTTCCGGCAGGTACGCGTGCGCGACACAAACGGTGCTGCGCGGGTGGAAGTGGAGGCCGTTGAGTTGTCTCGTCTCTTCGAGCCAGCCATGCAGCGGACGGTCAGCGTACGACTGCATGAGCTCGGCTTTGCGACCGTCACCCTCGACCCGGCTGGCTATCGCAAGGGCGGCGGGAACCAAATCAAGGAGTAG
- the atpF gene encoding F0F1 ATP synthase subunit B translates to MPQFESHFFSSLIFWEFVSFGILFFVLWKYAFPPILQTLEERERKIRESLEQADKHRAEAEQKMREYEAKLKAASKEAETVLAAAKERAQRIMEENEQRLKTETQRAKEDATREIEQERRRAVQDIRNQTTEMALLVAEKVVGRSLTDADHKRMADEALSSVAEGQGVKR, encoded by the coding sequence ATGCCGCAATTTGAGTCGCATTTCTTTTCGTCGCTGATCTTCTGGGAGTTTGTCTCTTTTGGGATTCTGTTCTTCGTACTGTGGAAGTACGCCTTCCCGCCAATTCTGCAGACCCTCGAAGAGCGCGAGCGCAAGATCAGGGAAAGCCTCGAGCAGGCGGACAAGCACCGGGCCGAGGCTGAGCAGAAGATGCGGGAGTACGAGGCCAAGCTCAAGGCCGCCTCAAAGGAGGCGGAGACGGTGCTGGCGGCCGCAAAGGAACGGGCCCAGCGCATCATGGAGGAGAACGAGCAGCGCCTCAAGACGGAGACGCAGCGGGCCAAGGAAGACGCCACCCGCGAGATCGAGCAAGAACGCCGGCGGGCCGTACAGGACATCCGCAATCAGACAACCGAGATGGCCCTGCTGGTGGCCGAGAAGGTCGTGGGCCGGAGCCTCACTGACGCCGATCACAAGCGGATGGCCGACGAGGCGCTGTCGTCCGTTGCGGAGGGCCAGGGAGTTAAGAGGTAA
- the nadB gene encoding L-aspartate oxidase: protein MPSSQRFRPFPQIPQADFLVIGSGVAGLRAAIELSHHGRVLVITKGHPLESSSIYAQGGVAVALSEEDDVSIHLNDTLKAGHGFCRRDAVRVLVEEGPGRIRELIGWGARFDKIGSRFAFAHEAAHSRSRILRARGDATGNEMVRALTAQARKQKQIQRLGHHFTVDLVVTGGRCRGGLVLDEATGERFVVPARAVILSTGGAGQIYARTTNPPNATGDGMAMAYRAGAALEDMEFVQFHPTALYLPNSPPFLLSEAIRGEGGRLRNVKGELFMNRYHPDAELAPRDIVSRAIWSEMAATRSRHVYLDATHLSASFIKQRFPTIYSTCLRYDIDMTEEWIPVSPSAHYMMGGVRTDPHGATSLPGLFAAGEVACSGVHGANRLASNSLLEGLVFGRRAALAAVAYARKQRGAAGLLPSVKELDGGHPATLEDAEKLRSSLRRLMWGKVGLARTGDSLAAALGQLSRWERLVNRPFTSRLALEVKNMVQVAHCVAEAALWRTHSVGAHYRADYPTAKRPGGTQHSLVQLGSKKVKVKRNKQ from the coding sequence ATGCCTTCCTCGCAGCGGTTCCGCCCGTTCCCTCAGATCCCGCAGGCGGATTTTCTCGTCATCGGCAGCGGCGTCGCGGGCCTTCGCGCGGCCATCGAATTGAGCCACCACGGCCGCGTACTGGTCATCACCAAGGGCCATCCCCTTGAAAGCAGCTCAATCTACGCACAGGGCGGTGTTGCCGTCGCGTTGAGCGAGGAAGACGATGTCTCCATCCATTTGAACGACACGCTCAAGGCCGGCCATGGCTTCTGCCGGCGGGACGCCGTGCGCGTACTGGTGGAGGAGGGGCCGGGGCGCATTCGCGAACTGATCGGCTGGGGAGCGCGCTTCGACAAGATCGGCAGTCGGTTTGCCTTCGCGCACGAGGCGGCGCACAGCCGTAGCCGCATCCTGCGGGCGCGTGGCGATGCGACGGGCAATGAAATGGTCCGCGCGCTCACAGCCCAGGCCCGCAAGCAGAAACAGATTCAACGGCTTGGCCACCACTTTACGGTGGATCTGGTCGTCACCGGCGGACGATGCCGAGGCGGGCTCGTGCTGGACGAGGCGACCGGTGAGCGCTTTGTGGTGCCGGCGCGCGCCGTGATCCTCTCGACCGGCGGCGCTGGCCAGATCTATGCGCGGACGACCAATCCGCCCAATGCGACCGGGGATGGTATGGCCATGGCCTATCGGGCTGGAGCGGCGCTCGAGGACATGGAGTTCGTGCAGTTTCACCCGACCGCGCTCTACTTGCCGAACAGTCCCCCCTTTCTCTTGTCCGAAGCGATCCGTGGCGAGGGCGGGCGGCTGCGCAATGTGAAGGGTGAGCTGTTCATGAACCGCTACCATCCGGACGCCGAGTTGGCCCCGCGCGACATCGTCTCACGCGCGATCTGGTCCGAGATGGCGGCTACGCGCTCGCGGCATGTCTATCTGGACGCAACGCACCTGAGTGCCTCGTTCATCAAGCAGCGGTTTCCGACAATCTATTCGACCTGCCTCCGTTACGACATCGACATGACGGAGGAATGGATTCCCGTCTCGCCCAGCGCCCACTACATGATGGGCGGCGTGCGCACCGACCCGCACGGCGCGACCAGCCTGCCGGGCCTGTTCGCCGCGGGCGAGGTGGCCTGCAGCGGCGTGCACGGGGCGAACCGCCTGGCCAGTAATTCGCTGCTCGAAGGCTTAGTCTTTGGAAGACGCGCGGCTCTGGCGGCCGTAGCCTATGCCAGGAAGCAGCGGGGCGCGGCCGGTCTGCTGCCATCAGTGAAGGAGCTGGACGGCGGCCATCCGGCCACATTGGAAGATGCTGAAAAGCTGCGCAGCTCGCTCCGCCGACTGATGTGGGGGAAGGTTGGTTTGGCGCGCACTGGCGACTCGCTTGCCGCCGCGCTCGGGCAGCTCTCGCGCTGGGAGCGGCTCGTGAACCGTCCCTTCACCTCGCGCCTCGCGCTCGAAGTCAAAAACATGGTGCAGGTGGCGCACTGCGTGGCCGAAGCCGCGCTCTGGCGGACCCACAGCGTCGGTGCGCACTACCGCGCGGATTATCCGACCGCCAAGCGTCCCGGCGGGACCCAGCACAGCCTGGTGCAGTTGGGAAGCAAGAAGGTAAAAGTAAAAAGAAATAAGCAGTGA